The Equus caballus isolate H_3958 breed thoroughbred chromosome 28, TB-T2T, whole genome shotgun sequence region CCAAGGAGGCCTGTTAATGTTTCacggatgctggcagaagacacagaACTCCTTGGACAGAGGCAGAGGACAACTTTATTACTCAGGGCAAACGCAGTAGCCAGAGGTTCATGTTCATGCCAGGTTCGAGTGCCCCAAGTCCCATGGGGGCCACGCAGGTAGGACTAGATGAATGCCTACATGTACAGTGGATTGCATTATGGGAGAGGAACACTGAGGGATCTGTTGCTTTTCTAATAAGCAGAAGCAAGCTGACTTCTGAGGGAGACGTAACCTCACCCTTCAAGGTTGCTCACTGCATACACAACCCTGAGGAATGGCCCCGGGAAAGAGTGCTCAGGATCTTGCATTCGTGGCACACCAGCAAAAGCGTGTGGGGATGCTCAGGGTCCCAGACTGCCGCTCCTAATCGtagcagggaaggaagagagtgaTTAAATactattctatttttcttatgAATGTAAAAATACTGTCCTATACTGTTTCAtagaacagaaatagaaatactattctattttatttgtggataTATTCATTGTTATATGTTTTATCTCTTGAAAATATATAGATTtcagtataaatataaatttgttaCCTTGAATTATGTAATTTAAACCAGAAAACATTAATGACTATTTTTAACTACAATTTTCAACTGTtgattaaagattttttaatcagTGACACATCAGTTAGTATTTTCCTTAGCATAGTTAGTAGAATAATTTATAGGATTACAGTTAAAATCTgttcctatattttatttaattttattttgctgaggaagattcgccctgagctaacatctattgacaatcttcctctttttgctgaggaagatttgccctgagctaacatctgttgccaaccttcctctattttgtgtacgtgggttgctgccacagcatggccgctgatgagtggtgtaggcccatgcccagaactgaacccaggctgccgaagcagagcatgccaaacttaaccactaggccacggggctggccccaaatctgTCCCTATATTAATGCTTGCCATGTGAGATGAGGCTTATCTTATTTATAGCATGTTTACTCCCATGTAGCAAGGGTCTTGTGTAATTCAATAGAGCAAACAATGCTtaaagcttaattttaaaatctaaaccAAGTCCAGTGTTAATTTGtattctgtgatattttgttatatacACGTGAATATTTACACTCggtgttaattttcttttctttcaaaagccTGGGAATTTCCATATGGTATTAGgtccttttttcaaaaatttgtgGTAAAGGActaatttctcctcctttcctctgctGCAATCCATCATGGACTAATAAgaggcaatttaaaaaattaaacagactCATAAAATACAGTCCCCAATATTTCATTTGACTCAGCAGATACAAAATTACTCTGTCGGATTAccataaaagtttctaaatgcttactctCAATTTCTTTACTTATCTCATTGCCGACTGGTAGCAGaccctggaccacactttgaagaGAACTATTGTAGACTGTCCTCTATGATAAGTTTGGGAGTTAAGGATATACCTGCAACATCTCCCCAGTATCCatcttttggaatttttaaaggttttttttgatccagtttttaaaaacttggacTCATTGATGAGTTCTCTAAGTTTGTAAATTGTTATACAGAATATTCTTTTGTTTGTCTAACATATCTTTCAAACTTCAACTGTCTCTTCATAGTTCAGATATTTGAGGATTTTGTGAGTGATTCCATCCTTTTTATCGTATCCTTTCAGCTTTTTTTTCCAGACTCAAGAGGTATTACTTATTTAGTTTATCCttaaaaggcagagagagggagaatgaagCTTTGAATTTAGTTTAAAATCAGTTGTGTGAATGATGCATATGTGAAGCCAGGGTTCCTAGCTCAATCCCCATGTGTGTCATTTAGTTCATTGAGAGAAAGTTTGTTCTGTAATCTCTATCAGCTTTCCTAGTTGCTTCTAGTCACTAGTCACCCCCTGGGAAAATTATGGATAACAGTGTAATTCTACCATGGTTACTGGAAAAAGAGTGCAAAATTCTAATAATGAATCCTAAGTGTAGTAGGAAGAGTGTTGACTTTGAAGTCATTTTCCTATAGCAGTATCCAGATATTCCAATACAGGCATGGGAAAATCATTTCAATTTCCCCCTCCAAAAAACAGGAATAATTTATAGCTCATAAGACTCATAATAGATGCTCACTAAATGTTAGTacctttccccctttttctccacaaagtaCCATATGTTATGTTATTATGTTTACCTTTTTCAACTAACTTGACTATTTCTCCATGTGACCTGGAGGCCTTGGTTTGCCTGCCACTGATCTTACAAATACCAGATGTGCAAATACTggattcatattttccttttatttgtgggTTAATTTTAAGTTCACCTTTTCTTCCTAAATGCCCCCAAAATAACTCAGTCAAGAAGTCTTTTCTTCcatactgattttattttatcatctAATCCCTACATTTCTTATATTTGCAGAGCAGTAAGTATTCCTCTAGCATCTAAAGACTCTGGGGCATCCAAGAGGAGATGTAaagtagatagacagatataaaAATCTGGAGctccaaaaaaaaagatgtaaatttgGAGATATGGATTTAGAGGTCATTAGCATATAGATGGTGGTCTTAAAGTATAGATAAAATTGTTCAGAGAATCTAACAGGAGAAAAGATGGAATTCTGGAAACTGAAGCATTTAAGAGGTGGAGAAAGAAGCAATCtaggaaggagcctgagaagagcTTCCAGCAAGGTAGGAGAATCAGGAGAGAGGATGAAATAAGTAAAAACATAGCAAAGCATTTCAAGAAAGAGCGAGTGATCAGGTTTTTAAATATTGCAGAGGAGTTATGCAAGATAATAACTGAAATGTATCCCTTAGATTCGACTAATGGAAAGTCACTGTTTACCTTAAACAATTTTAGTAGAATAGGGCCAAAAACCAGACTACAGTGGATTAAGGAGCAAATATGAAGAGAGGAGGAAATTACAAATGTAGACTACTTCTTCTGTTAACCAGTTTATGGAGCAAAGGAGAGAGGAGTCGATAGCTTCAGAGGATGAAGATTAGAGACTGATGTTTGTTGGTTTAGtggttttttttaacagaaatttaaGCATGTTTATATATTAAGGGAAAAGTGTCTGTAGAAACCAAAAAACTACAGTGACTATTAGTACTTAATAAGGAAAGCTGTAggaattttctctactttttaagTGAGATTGACTTGGGAGTGTTTAAGAATTTGCCCTAAATCATCtggttattttatattattataatttttcctGATTAAAAGAGTAATACATAATTgttataaaaaaaattcaaactttacGGAAGTACataaagtagaaagtaaaagCCTTCTGTAATCTCAGTGATAACTGCTATTAGCAATTTTATATATGCTATACAAGTTTTTCCCTGTGCATAGACTGTTTACCTATATGTAGCGCATGTTGTTCTGCAGGCTTTTTCACTCAACAGTGTAGTCAACTGATAATTCAGTGATAGAACTAAAGGTAAAAATAAGCCTATAGAGATGTTTACATCTTTGATATTTAATAGAGGGTTAACCTTCATATTCAGGAATTTGACTTACAAACaccatttctcttctttgtgcTTCCTCTTTAGAGTGGATGTAACTGAAATTCAGATAGCTTTAGTGATCATCTTTGTGTTGTCTGCATTTGGAGGAGCAACAATGTGGGACTATACGGTAAATCTgaatatttaatttcatatttacgtattttaaatatttaggaaaaaaattacattgttaattttctttagaaatccTCGGCATTGTATTTACTATTCATTCCATTTCTTaaccttttccttcattttataattttcctatcCTGTATACCTTACGGCATACTCCCCTACGTGTGAACATATTACCACATAGAAGAAAACGACCCCATTTCCCTAATACCAAATTAAACACACTAGTTGAACTACCTTTTCCAGACCAAAGTTCATCtcataaaatagatatttaaaaaagtaaattcagTAAAACATTTTATGTTTGAAACTTGTCCCTCaatattaggggaaaaaagttgTTAATTTGCTTTATAATCTACTATGAGGTGAAGTTTCCCATATTAaggagtgtttttattttctgatcgGTGGGTGACCTCATATTTTGATAAAAGTTGACTCTCAGGAGGCCACTGTCATAAATTCATGCTTTTGCATAGGAAGAAAATTTATGAAGAAACAAATTATTGAGTCTCTGTAACCTGAGTTACAGCCTGGCTGACTCACAGCCTCATGTTCATGAAATAAGGAGAATAATGATAATATCAATAGCCAACAActgacatttattaaatgtttattatgttCTTTCTAAACATTTTACTATCACTGTTTCATCTGACCGTCAAAACAGTCCTATGAAATAGATGCTATcattattctgttttataaataagTCTTAGAATGATTAAGTAATTTGTcgaaggacacacagctagtaagtactGGAGCTAGGAATTAAGCAGACTGATTCTACACTCTGTTTTTAATCACTAAGCTATATGCCTCCAGTAAAAATAGTAAGAGATACTCTTACTATTGGATCCAGCGACCATGCTCCTTGCTATTTACCCAGttaagttgaaaacttatgtccacacaaaaacatgaacacagatgtttacagcagctttgttcataattgccaaaacttggaagcaaccaagatgtccttcagtaggtgaacagataaataaaccaTGATACatccaggcaatggaatattatttagtgttAAAAAGGaagaactatcaagccatgaaaagacatggaggaaccttaagtACATATTACTTAGTGAAAGaatccaatctgaaaaggctacatcttgtataattccaactatatgatattttggaaaaggcaaaactatagagacagtgaaaagatcagtgattgcaaGAGGATTGGGGAAGGAGGGATAAATAGACAAagtacagagaatttttagggcagtgaaattattctgtatgatactgtaatgatgaATACCTGTCACTgtgcatttgtccaaactcatagaaagtacaccaccaagagtgaaccctaatatatgtaaactgtggactttgggtgataatgatgtgtcagtgtaggtccgtggattgtaacaaatgtaccactctggtgggggatcttgatagtgggggaggctatctgagggggagggcagggagtatataggaactctgtactttccatacaattttcctgtgaacctaaaattgctctaaaaattaaatctattaaaaaaatagtaagagaTTTCTCTGTGGCAGTTAATTTCATAATTGCCAATTACAGTTCATATCACTAGGCTCAGAAATAGACTTTGAGCAATTTTTAGGTAGTGATACATTCCCCAGGACATTCACATTCCTTCTCATTTTGTAAGAATAAATAACAGAATCAAGGATATGATACTGTAGGCCTCTAAAATATACTAGAGGGATGCATTGTGTCTTTTATGGTAGCTGCGCAGCTAGTACCCATAAGAAGGTGAATGTGGATCTAGAGGCAGTTAGACAACTCTGGTCATTAAGTCAGATGTGGTTGTCTTAAATTTGGAATTCTGATTTGGTTATAATGGGGAAGAATTTAATCTTAAAATCATTTCATTCAATGTTTTGGCAATACCATAAGAAGAAAGCACACCTGTTTATTCTCACTAACAAGAATACTTATTTTAGATGTAGACTTTCTAAATTTGTTAATCTGCAGTTTCCACAAATTTTAGTTCAGTATTTCAAAGTCTATTTTCAAACCACAATAGCCTACAGCTTTTGGCAATTCattgttactgttttttaaatcCTTTGCTGCCTTTGGAAGTTTTCTTGAACAGCAGTTGACCAACAGGTAAATATACTGCTAGAGATTTAACCCTGGATATTAACTACACAAAATTTTTGCATGCACACACATCGTGATATTTGTCACATTCATGGTCCACATCATGGTGTCTGACTTTCCTGTGATGCTGCCTTTTAGAGGTACTGAATTCAAGTGAAATACCCTTTTTCATGTTTCCTTTAAGTCAGATGAAGTCTTGTGAGATTAAATGGTTCATCACAATTATGTAAGTAGTCTTCACTGAATTTGGTGGATTCATTTTTCACTTAATGAATAAAACCATTAAAAGAAAAGTTCTCTCTTCAGGCTACATTCCAGAAGTTAAGGTTTGATTATAAGAAAAAGGATATTATACAGAGCCATATCATAATGTTTACTATTtaggaggaaaataaattctgttttcttaatgatttgtttctttcctctacCCCTAAAGATACccattctagaaataaaattgaagatCTTTCCAGTTCTTGGAGTAGTAGGTGGAGCCATATTTTCCTGTTCAAATTATTTCCATGTTATCCTCCATGGTGGTGTTGGCAAGAATGGATCTACTATAGCAGTAAGACATtaatttcattatcatttagtattatttttatgataaattttcTTATCACCAGCTACAGAGATACTAAAAATACACCAAAGTTCAAGAATGGGGAAGGGAACTAAGTATCTTAAAGTATTCTTTTTAGGCACATAAtacaaaagcatttttaaaacagtttagaCTGATGAGAaagcatttttcctctttctacagCCTTTCTCTGAGTTGACTTTTCTGACATTCCATTTAATCATGCACCGTTTCATTACTGTACATAATTAAGAGTTGCCATTTGTTttcttgcatgttgtgccttgcACTAATAGAGGAGAAGAGGATTAGGAAGTGACTTTCTGACTGAACAGCAGGAAAGCTGCCAAATTCATGGTTTCGCATATGGGGCAATTTATTGCCCATGAAgtaaattttattcaaatttcactatgttttaaaaaactattctaatattttaaaaggtaaaatttttTACCTTAATTCTTGAGTGGGTAAAACTTGTGTTTGTATAATTTACACTAGCTCATGCTGTAACACTTTtgtatttattcatatttgttttttaaaacttcttcaaTACTTTCATGTGGGAGTCAGAATTCCTGCCAAGTTTTTACACAAATATAACATAatgtctatgtttttaaaaaacatattgtcATCTTCCAGtagttgaaaaagaaaagtacttATTCCAGTGATGCCATCTTCTATCAAAACTTTGTTGGAATGCCTTTTTAGAATTGCTTTAAACTACAGCtcattttctgtaatttctttggTGCTAGTTCAGAATTGCTGTCTTTGAAGGATGGATTTGATTTTCAGAGAAAGTCAAAGTCATTTGGAGCCAGGTCTAATAAAGAGTAGTAATAAACATGAAATATCACATTTTTAGTAAAGAAAACgtctcattttcttaaaataccTATAAATTGACTCTCAAGACAATTTCAAAGGAATCCACATAATTCATAAATTATCAATctttatgaataaattttatatataattcaaaAGCCAAGTATAAAACTAATTTAGATACATAAGTTCTGATATGtttggaaaaattaatttgttaCTTTTTGAGGTGTTTTGTCAGTTGACCTCAGTACACTACTCTGAGTAAGATGCTTAGGAATACTTGTTGCTTGACCATGGATGATAAAATAGAGCACTAGCTGGAATGTGAGTAAcactaaagaaaataagatttaatgAGGATCAATGTCCacattaaagaatattttactaAGAAATAATTGATTACATGTTTAAAGGAAGATAAGAAATCAAACACTATGGGTAAGAAGTAGTTGATTTAAACTCTTAAGCTGGTGGTTTTCCACCTTTTTAGTAgcagattttcttgaataaagtCTATAGGACCATAATATAGATAAAAGCACTATTTTAttagtttaaatttttataatttattactaTGTACTATACatagtattttattatgtataGGATATTATAGTATAGTattattactgtagttttatattAAGTTCTAATTTATATcatgtaaactttaaaaataagaataaggcTGTTTTAATGAACACATTTAAATTGGTGGCTATAGATTTACTGTCTTAATACCAAATTTATTTCACTACTTTGTTTAGAATAAGCAGTGCTGAGAGAATCCTGATTCACATGGATAAAAATGTTAATGGCTGGATCGTACAGTGTTACAAAAGAGGGCATTTGCAGTCTAAATGCAAAAAAAAGGGCAGGGAGGGTGTTTGTACAGAGATAATCCAGGGCAGAATTAAACTGCTCCTAATCAGTGATTAAGGTATTTTGTAAAATTGGCAGGTTAAGCTTTATTTCAGTATCTGCACAAAGATATGTTAACTTAGCAATCCAAGTGTCGATGGCCTTCAGCATGGTAAAATTTGGTACAGAATAaatcattttgttactttttaatggTTATTAGttcaaaatgtgtgtgtatataaaattgGAATCAAGTATCTGTGACACTGTATTACCTCTGTGTAACCCTAGGGCTCTGTGGATGTTTGAAAAGCATAGCTAAGGTCTATATACTCCTTTAAACCATACACTACATCATAGTCTTCTTTAGGTCTCTAGTTCCTAGCACAAAATAGATGCTCAGAAAATGTTTGCATTGTCgtaaatgaaatgttaaaatatgatGCTGATTTTCTGCTTTATCCCTTAGGGCACCAGTGTCTTGTCACCTGGACTCCACATAGGGATAATTATTATACTGGCAATAATGATCTATAAAAAGTCAGCAACTAATGTGTTTGAAAAGCATCCTTGTCTTTATACCCTAATGTTTGGCTGCGTCTTTGCTAAAGTCTCACAAAAATTGGTGGTaagaaattcttttaatttaCGATTCATGGTGTAAATAATGTACTTAGTCCTCAAACATAAAAGTGGAAACTATTTCATACAATGGGTAGGTTTTTTGTGATGTTATCATTATAATAAATAGTTAGCTATTTGTGCCCCAAGTAAAACTGTGAATGAGTTAATGTTATATTCGGGGAGACAGCCTCTTACTTTATAGTAAgttcttttaattatttgtttagttatGATTATCAATTATAACTTTCTGATACCAAGGATTTTAAATATTGGAAACTTTAATAAGCTACCCAGTCATGAATTTGACAAGTTTTAAATTCAGTATTCCCATATCAAATGTGAGATTAAGTGGTGTCTTTATCCTTATTTGTCTTAATAGTGAATTAAAGTTATAATTAATTCTGTCctgaaaataaaagctgaaacaTTTAAAGTttaataatgaaattttttttttttattcttttttatagataGCTCACATGACCAAAAGTGAACTGTTTCTTCAAGACACTGTCTTTTTTGGCCCAGGTCTTTTATTTTTAGACCAGTACTTTAATAATTTTGTAGATGAATATATTATTCTATGGATAGCAATGGTAAGTTCTTTTCTGctaggatttttatttatttctaacagATATCAGATAACACTATGCTTGAGTCCTTTCAATGAGATATCAGGTGGCCTCACTCTCTGGTCTATACAGTAAATGTTTCTGAACATTTAAATTACTTCTTTTAAGCTGTGAATTGTTTTTTATTGTATGTAGAAATGGCCCACATATCTGGAGATCAGGCTTTCAACAACTTAAACCCTTAAAAACACgactatatactttaaaaataactatatctttctccctccccaaaaaCAGTGTAAAGATGTCAAAAATCACTTCACTCTGCCCAAAGGACTACAAACAGTAGTGTCTTTTACTTAATCAAGCTTGTTAGAATTATTCCCAGCTCATAGCAGGTAACAGGCAAATTAGAGTTAGTGTTAGTAAAGGTAGGCACTTATTGCATCAAGAATGGTCAGCTAATATTGAGGAAACGAAATGGAACAGACAATACTATCATGTAAAAGATTCTGGGACCATTTTGTGCTAGAAGTAAGCAACCCTATATATCTGTATGGCCCTTGAGGATAGtacataatttatattaataaagatGACTCATCAAGCAAAAGTTTAATCTTCGTTGATTATATCCTGCTTATGAAAGTGATGTGGATAATACATACATTAATTTCTATtcaaaatgattataaaatatagTTATGGTGCTTAAGAGAGAAGCTTTAGCcctctgaggaaaagaaaatcagtgttGGTAATACCTTAATCACAAAAGTGGATAAAGGAagcattaaattttttattttattgagacattttctttatgctttgTCTTCAACTATTGGTTGTTCTGAACaattttgctatatttttctCTACTTCTGGACCTCACTGGCCTTCACTAAATTGTTAGtgatatataaacacatattaaAGTGCACTTAAAGAAACCCTGCAGTgaattttttgataatttctgTAATATTACACTTTTTGTAAGATTTAGGCATTAAAAAAACTTTGTTCTGTGCATCGACCACTGGAATACATCTGGTGATCCTTTATAATAAGCTAGGTTCTATAGTATTATACTTTTTTTGGAGTAAATTAATAACTTAGTATCCATTCCTGGTCCATTCAGAAGTCTTCCCTTCTTCAAATGGTAGTGAGATGTAAATCATAATCCTTGAAAGTTTTTCAGGCAATATTCTAAAAAGTACttgaaaatcaaaacaatttCCTTCAATTTGCTATCAACTGTAAGTATTTTTAGGGCTCCAAAACAACCTAAATTTAAGAAATAGGGGGTGATTATTCAAAATACCTGAAAATTCAATGTAGGGTTTCTTTTAGTGAACTTAAATATGTATTACAAAtggaattaacataattaaaatgtcaggtGTTAAAAGTTCAAGCACTATTTTGTACTGAGTGAGTTGGCCTCCAGTGGTGGAGATTATGGTAAGGAATAATCAAAGTGGTGGAGATTATGGTGAGAAAATCacattcaatttttctttaaaatactatgTAGAccataaataaaaacaacaataacattATGTGGAGCAAACAAAACATATGTGCCCTTTGGCATCCTTAGGGAAAAGATTCTTGCTTCAGAGAGAAAAGGGTCAGGTGGAGCTTTTCCCCAATGGGTGAGAATTCTCTCTCCATGACAGAGCTTTGAGGCTCCTTTTTCTGAAAGGAAGCATTTGTCCCTGGtctctgggaaagtttttaaataGTGTGCCTTCCTCCTTAATTTTGTATACAACACAATTTTGTATATGCCTCCCCTCAACTATAGTGTCTTTTCCAGGCCTTTACTTTCTAAAACTAGTCTCAAAGGAATAAGAAATGTATATGATGGAATGATTTCATTATAATGACTGATGGCTTCTTCTAGTAGAAAATTTGTGGCTTTGTTGCACcccagaaaattgaaaaaatgtgGAGTCAGAAGACTTGAGTTTGAGTTCTGTTACTTTCCAGCTTTTGTATTTTAGTCTAGGCCTTTTACcaccctgagcttcagtttctatAATTGTGAAATACCCTACATATCCCAGAGGACTATAGTGAAGTTCAAATATGAGATATATGAAAGTActctaaaatgtaatattttcagTCAAGAATTTTAGGTTAAGGGTTGAGATTTGTTAGAAAAACAGCTGCTGCATCAGAAAAGATAGACCATAatccattttgtattttcttttttggttctaaAGGTCATTTCTTCATTTGATATGATGATGTACTTTAGTGCTTTGTGCCTGCAAATTTCAAGACATCTTCATCTAAATATCTTCAAGACTTCATGTCATCAAGCACCTGAACAGGTTCACAAGCATATTGACTAATAGCccaaggaaaagaggagaagcagTTAGGGGAACCTATGAGTGAAGGAAATCCCCCTTTGCAGGAGGCTAGTATACTATCAAATAAggatatatttgaatataaaacATTAAGTCTTGTAGATTCCATTATGCGTATTTCAGTTGTGAAGCTCCCATTGTGTATCAACATTTCTGATCACAGGTATTATCAGAGTAATACAATCTATAAGttaaattagaaacaaaaccaaagaaagaaatttcagttTTCTGAGGATAAGAAAGTGAACCATTGTAGTTTAAATAGCAGTCTTTTTGTCTCAGAAATTCTTATCAGACACTTGGGGTTTTCATTgacaaaagattaaataaaaattcaggacTTAAAGTATTTTAGCCATCTTGAGGGTGGTGCTTACTTTGCTGAAAATTGACAAGTGAGTTCATAATACTGTATAAGTACATGGATTGTAATACTGTAATTATTGAGTCAAATGATGTTataggaaatgatttttttattagcCATCTTTCAAAAGAGGTATGTTAATTATTATCGTATAAAAGGAAATACTTGCTTAGCATACCAACTAAAATTTAAAACGGCTACTGGAATtgtctataatttttatttagtaaGAGGAATGTGTCTTACcaattcagaaaaacaaatgaatttttaCAGTGAGGGTAACTTGTTCCTTGGTATTCTGAGTTAAAATTTCATTATCAC contains the following coding sequences:
- the CHPT1 gene encoding cholinephosphotransferase 1 isoform X1 — protein: MTAGAAARPAPRWLKALAEPLSAAQLRRLEEHRYSATGASLLEPPLQLYWTWLLQWVPLWMAPNSITLLGLAINLLTTLVLISYCPTATEEAPYWTYLLCALGLFIYQSLDAIDGKQARRTNSCSPLGELFDHGCDSLSTVFMAVGASVAVRLGTHPDWLFFCSFIGMFMFYCAHWQTYVSGVLRFGKVDVTEIQIALVIIFVLSAFGGATMWDYTIPILEIKLKIFPVLGVVGGAIFSCSNYFHVILHGGVGKNGSTIAGTSVLSPGLHIGIIIILAIMIYKKSATNVFEKHPCLYTLMFGCVFAKVSQKLVIAHMTKSELFLQDTVFFGPGLLFLDQYFNNFVDEYIILWIAMVISSFDMMMYFSALCLQISRHLHLNIFKTSCHQAPEQVQVLPSKSHQNNMD